A genomic window from Glycine soja cultivar W05 chromosome 10, ASM419377v2, whole genome shotgun sequence includes:
- the LOC114369663 gene encoding sec-independent protein translocase protein TATB, chloroplastic-like, producing MTRSLAMASSSMLCPKLGSCAVSHTKFQAFHLSSMFSPLGRGLVSPWSGLKHLGISAKAKPLIHIDRKGGCKGKVVYASLFGVGAPEALVIGVVALLVFGPKGLAEVARNLGKTLRTFQPTIKELQDVSREFKSTLEREIGLDDNLSPTQNTYNSNIRNTTPTSSSTSTVDPNGTPDPTKAYSSEEYLKITEEQLKASAAQQQGQTPSKEGDNEPQIQPSAEETATTVPPPQKPESET from the exons ATGACACGATCCTTGGCAATGGCTTCTTCATCAATGTTATGTCCGAAGCTGGGGAGTTGTGCAGTGTCACATACAAAGTTCCAAGCTTTTCATCTCTCTTCAATGTTCTCTCCACTGGGTCGAGGCCTTGTCTCACCTTGGAGTGGTTTAAAGCATCTGGGTATCTCAGCTAAAGCAAAGCCTCTTATTCACATAG ATAGAAAGGGTGGGTGTAAGGGTAAGGTGGTTTATGCTTCTCTCTTTGGGGTTGGAGCTCCTGAGGCTTTGGTAATTGGGGTCGTTGCTTTGTTGGTTTTTGGCCCTAAAGGTCTTGCTGAG GTTGCTAGAAATCTGGGAAAAACATTGCGTACATTTCAACCCACCATTAAAGAGCTTCAG GATGTTTCAAGGGAATTTAAGAGTACTCTTGAACGGGAGATTGGTCTTGATGACAATTTAAGTCCAACCCAGAACACATACAATTCCAACATACGCAATACCACACCAACTTCATCATCCACTTCCACTGTTGACCCTA ATGGCACGCCAGATCCTACTAAAGCATACAGCTCTGAGGAGTATCTTAAGATTACAGAGGAGCAGCTGAAGGCATCTGCTGCACAACAGCAGGGGCAAACACCTTCCAAGGAAGGTGACAATGAGCCTCAAATCCAGCCTTCTG CTGAGGAAACAGCTACTACTGTACCTCCACCTCAGAAGCCAGAAAGTGAGACGTAA